Proteins from one Dysgonomonas sp. HDW5A genomic window:
- a CDS encoding gluconate 5-dehydrogenase gives MKNQFCLEGKVALVTGASYGIGFAIASALAGAGAKIVFNDLKQEFVDKGLAAYKEAGIDAKGYVSDVTNEDQINAMVAQIEKEVGVIDILVNNAGIIKRIPMIEMSAAEFRQVIDIDLNGPFIVAKAVIPGMIKKGAGKIINICSMMSELGRETVSAYAAAKGGLKMLTRNIASEYGEFNIQCNGLGPGYIATPQTAPLREEGHPFNSFIIAKTPAARWGTPEDLAGPAVFLASDASNFVNGHVLYVDGGILAYIGKQP, from the coding sequence ATGAAAAATCAGTTTTGTTTAGAAGGAAAAGTAGCTCTCGTAACAGGGGCTTCTTACGGTATAGGTTTTGCAATAGCATCCGCTTTGGCAGGAGCAGGAGCCAAGATTGTTTTCAATGACCTTAAGCAAGAGTTTGTAGACAAAGGTTTGGCTGCATACAAAGAAGCAGGCATTGATGCTAAAGGTTATGTATCTGACGTAACCAACGAAGACCAGATAAATGCAATGGTTGCACAAATCGAAAAAGAAGTAGGCGTTATTGATATACTTGTAAACAATGCAGGAATCATCAAACGTATACCGATGATCGAAATGTCAGCAGCAGAATTCCGTCAGGTAATCGATATTGATCTGAACGGACCATTTATTGTCGCAAAAGCAGTAATCCCCGGTATGATCAAAAAAGGAGCAGGTAAAATAATCAATATCTGTTCGATGATGAGTGAGTTGGGACGGGAAACAGTATCGGCTTATGCAGCAGCAAAAGGTGGCTTGAAAATGTTGACACGCAATATAGCTTCTGAGTACGGCGAGTTCAATATTCAGTGTAATGGCTTAGGACCGGGTTATATTGCTACACCTCAAACAGCACCATTGAGAGAAGAAGGACATCCTTTCAACTCTTTCATTATAGCAAAAACACCGGCAGCACGTTGGGGAACTCCCGAAGATTTAGCAGGTCCTGCAGTATTCCTTGCTTCGGATGCTTCTAACTTCGTAAACGGACACGTTCTTTATGTAGATGGTGGTATCTTAGCTTATATCGGAAAACAACCTTGA
- a CDS encoding triple tyrosine motif-containing protein, with protein MKYILHIICYLLLFQLPAFASWQRNIINYERNTYKGGFQNWMVKQSSNEWMYFANTNGLLEFDGVNWNLYPIKNKIVRSIEFSEKKIYVGGSSEFGYFEPNSIGQLAYHSLSEKLANWWGEVWSIYTVKDKTYFLDDGSILVYDPAADTISVITTNYKIDCSTIINNKIYIGTAEGIFFLNHRNKIELLAPSESLKGSKIVEMIPYDNKILAVTARDGIFLMDHMWNNKIRSIADGFIAKNQLFCASLTGSKIALGSVQNGVFLFDLKDPQYHEEFNITNGLSNNTVLSSTFDKNNNLWLGLDKGVGYIDLQSPVRPLFAINSLIGTGYCSALFNNELYLGTNQGLYKLDKNGTCQLIKDSEGQIWSLNVYDNSLFSAGDNGIIVISPQSTYKINLTGIWEIHPLASNSNRMIAGAYSGFRILEKKNGVWQFSHNVGNFFNSSRGFIEDDINNTFWVVNMGGYIQRITLDNEQKAMISRKEYALKNIVIDENTTFSKIDNNLVICAQDGIYQYSRISDNFDRYLQLEKLLDGSRYYEYLKMDNLKNIWYVSDRSLKFLPYKKDGYTQQTYNIGLANDLIGGYENVSLLDSTSAIVAVDKAFVKVDLSRERQINHNLNIAIRKLVATSNDSTLYYGNSSQKIVIPYSLNSINIHFAATEYSKNEDILYSYRLKEIDEKWSTPSPKTIKEYTKLMEGEYTFEVKAYIKGENTPGQTTAIKFEILSPWYRSIWAYIVYGLFLMLLSFIVYRRTIGKQKKIINEKGALLIAQSQRYEEERMLKDKKIYELQNENLKTKLHYKTQELSGYILNIVRKNEMLEDVRKNVMSISKSLDENKQPNIIKQKVVRLITQINNNIDHDKDFQIFQSNFNLIHKDFFNLLDDRYPNLTRNDKILCAYLKMNLTSKEIAPLLNISIRGVEVSRYRLRKKMNLDKDINLSDFLHSLK; from the coding sequence ATGAAATATATTCTACATATAATTTGCTATTTACTGCTGTTTCAATTACCGGCTTTTGCTTCGTGGCAACGAAACATAATCAACTATGAAAGGAACACTTATAAAGGTGGTTTTCAGAATTGGATGGTTAAGCAATCAAGCAACGAGTGGATGTATTTTGCCAATACAAACGGCTTATTAGAATTCGATGGTGTAAACTGGAATTTATATCCTATAAAGAATAAAATTGTAAGGTCTATAGAGTTCAGCGAAAAAAAAATTTATGTGGGAGGAAGCTCCGAGTTTGGCTACTTTGAACCTAACAGTATAGGACAACTTGCTTATCATTCGCTTTCCGAAAAACTGGCTAACTGGTGGGGAGAAGTTTGGAGCATATACACTGTAAAGGATAAAACCTATTTTCTCGACGATGGAAGTATATTAGTTTATGACCCAGCAGCAGATACTATCTCTGTCATCACCACTAACTACAAAATAGATTGCTCCACTATAATTAACAACAAAATATATATAGGAACAGCAGAAGGTATATTTTTTCTGAATCACAGAAATAAAATAGAACTGCTTGCTCCATCGGAATCGCTTAAAGGATCGAAAATTGTTGAAATGATTCCATATGACAATAAGATATTAGCTGTTACAGCCCGTGATGGAATATTTTTGATGGATCATATGTGGAATAACAAAATACGCTCTATTGCCGATGGCTTCATTGCCAAAAACCAACTATTCTGTGCTTCGTTAACGGGTTCTAAAATTGCATTGGGTTCTGTTCAGAACGGAGTTTTTCTTTTCGATCTCAAAGACCCGCAATATCACGAAGAGTTTAACATAACAAACGGCTTAAGTAACAATACCGTATTAAGCTCTACATTCGATAAAAACAATAACCTGTGGTTAGGACTCGATAAAGGAGTTGGATACATCGACTTACAATCTCCAGTTCGTCCTCTTTTTGCCATAAATTCACTTATCGGAACCGGTTACTGCTCTGCCCTGTTTAACAACGAGCTTTATCTGGGAACCAATCAGGGTTTATACAAACTTGATAAAAACGGTACCTGCCAACTCATTAAAGATTCGGAAGGTCAAATCTGGTCGTTAAATGTCTATGATAATTCACTGTTCAGTGCCGGCGACAATGGTATAATCGTCATATCTCCACAATCTACCTATAAGATAAATCTGACAGGTATCTGGGAAATACATCCTCTGGCTTCAAATAGTAATCGTATGATTGCAGGAGCCTATTCGGGATTCAGAATATTAGAAAAAAAGAATGGAGTCTGGCAATTCTCTCATAATGTTGGCAATTTCTTTAACTCATCACGCGGTTTTATCGAAGATGACATAAACAATACTTTCTGGGTTGTAAATATGGGAGGATATATTCAGAGAATAACTCTTGACAACGAGCAGAAGGCAATGATAAGCCGAAAAGAATATGCTCTGAAAAATATAGTAATAGACGAGAATACTACTTTCAGCAAAATTGACAATAATCTGGTAATATGTGCTCAGGATGGAATTTATCAGTACAGCCGTATCTCGGATAATTTTGATCGCTATCTCCAACTGGAAAAACTTTTGGACGGAAGTAGATATTATGAATATCTGAAAATGGACAACCTGAAAAACATATGGTATGTTTCAGACCGCAGTCTTAAGTTTTTACCTTATAAGAAAGATGGATATACCCAGCAAACCTATAACATCGGGTTAGCGAATGATCTGATAGGCGGGTACGAAAATGTCTCTCTTCTCGATTCGACATCTGCAATTGTAGCTGTAGACAAGGCTTTCGTCAAGGTCGATTTATCTCGTGAACGCCAGATAAATCACAATTTGAATATTGCTATCCGAAAGCTGGTGGCAACCAGCAATGACAGTACTCTTTATTATGGAAATTCATCTCAGAAAATTGTCATACCTTATTCATTAAACTCTATTAATATCCATTTTGCTGCTACCGAATATTCGAAAAATGAAGATATTCTTTATTCATATCGATTGAAAGAGATAGATGAAAAATGGAGTACACCTTCACCTAAGACCATCAAAGAATACACAAAGTTGATGGAAGGGGAATATACGTTTGAAGTAAAAGCTTATATAAAAGGTGAGAATACACCGGGACAAACAACAGCTATCAAATTTGAAATTCTATCACCTTGGTATCGCTCTATATGGGCTTATATTGTCTATGGCTTATTCCTTATGTTGCTTTCGTTTATCGTATATCGAAGAACAATTGGTAAACAAAAGAAAATAATCAACGAGAAAGGTGCTTTACTGATTGCTCAAAGCCAACGTTACGAAGAGGAAAGGATGCTAAAGGATAAAAAAATATATGAACTGCAAAACGAAAACCTGAAGACCAAACTTCATTATAAAACACAGGAATTATCGGGCTATATACTTAATATCGTCCGAAAGAACGAAATGCTGGAGGATGTCCGTAAGAATGTAATGAGTATATCGAAATCTTTGGATGAAAACAAGCAGCCGAATATCATAAAACAGAAAGTGGTTCGATTGATTACTCAGATCAATAATAATATTGATCACGATAAAGACTTTCAGATTTTCCAATCAAATTTCAATCTCATACATAAAGATTTCTTCAATTTATTAGATGACAGGTATCCGAATCTCACCCGAAATGATAAAATATTATGTGCTTATCTGAAAATGAATCTTACATCGAAAGAAATAGCTCCTTTATTAAACATCTCAATTCGTGGAGTAGAAGTTAGCAGGTATCGACTACGAAAGAAAATGAATTTGGATAAAGATATTAATCTATCTGATTTTCTACATAGTCTCAAGTAA
- a CDS encoding TonB-dependent receptor, with product MKKKMFAINRQLLGLVMFLIFFPMIAFAQGNQITGIVTDAKTGEALVGVSVVQKNTTNGVITDLDGAFQINAPLNSDLVITYLGYKNLEVKASSTSLNVKLEEAGELLDEVVVVGYGVQKKSVVTAAISSVRGDDLALKAPTRIDNVLKGMVSGVNITQASGQPGDGSRVRIRGIGTINNSDPLYIVDGMPISGGIDNINPADVLSVEVLKDAASAAIYGTRGANGVILITTRQGKSGKAVVTYNFTYGWQNAAKKRAVLDATEYAILMNEQNMNSGKAPIYADPQSYGKGTDWQKETFNSDAPMYEHQVSVAGGNDKGNYYLSLGYFNQEGIVGGNFGRSNYERYSIRLNNNYTVFDDSKTRSVLSTLKIGTNLTYGRINSTGISTNSEFGSPLGSALAISPMLTVLAPDPEATLAAHPTAVRDRNGNVFTIVGDQYNEITNPIAALSLPPEKNNSDKILANFWGELELYKNLKFRSSYGVDLAFWGADGYLQPYYLGKSNHVDESKVWSSMNRGFTWQIENTLSYTKDIQDHHFTILLGQSALSSRSRSLWGQSYLLRDDNPDRANIDFTDQPQKAREASGKMGPYYRLASYFGRLSYNYQERYMGELTMRRDGSTKFGPDNRWANFYSVSLGWNITNEKFMADRPDFLTSLKLRGSWGQNGNDQIGDFRYTTMIDGGNNYIFGREGAIIVAPGSKPNGYPNAAIGWEESEQTNIGLDSRFFNGALSFTVDWFDKRTNGMLMQMPLPAYIGDTPPMGNVGDMKNTGVEFDASYQFKVADVSIHVGGNASYIKNKLIELGNSNGWANYDGIQSIGTITRAENGEPFPFFYGLKTNGIFQTQQEINEYVDKNGKLIQPNAQPGDVRFVDLNGDGVISDDDRTKIGKGMPDWMFGFNVGAEWKGFDFNMILQGTSGNDIFDGTRRIDLASINLPGYMLDRWTGPGSSNRIPRLSLNDDNGNWQSSDLYVKDGSFLRLKNIQFGYSLPAYIVKKAYLGAVRVYVSAENLLTFTSYDGFEPEISSGGTSLGVDRGVYPQARTVSVGATVTF from the coding sequence ATGAAGAAAAAAATGTTTGCTATCAATCGGCAATTATTAGGACTTGTTATGTTCCTGATATTTTTCCCGATGATTGCTTTTGCCCAAGGCAATCAAATTACAGGAATTGTCACAGATGCAAAAACAGGTGAAGCACTTGTAGGAGTATCTGTAGTTCAGAAAAACACTACAAACGGAGTTATAACCGATCTGGACGGAGCCTTTCAAATCAATGCTCCACTTAATTCAGATTTAGTAATTACTTATCTAGGTTATAAAAATCTTGAAGTTAAAGCTTCCTCAACATCATTAAACGTAAAGCTCGAAGAAGCCGGAGAGCTTTTGGATGAAGTTGTTGTCGTAGGTTATGGTGTTCAAAAGAAGAGCGTCGTTACAGCTGCTATCAGTAGCGTAAGAGGCGACGACTTAGCTCTGAAAGCTCCTACTCGTATCGATAATGTACTGAAAGGTATGGTGTCAGGGGTAAATATTACTCAGGCATCCGGACAACCCGGAGACGGATCGAGAGTGCGTATCCGTGGTATAGGTACTATCAATAACAGTGATCCTCTATATATCGTAGACGGAATGCCTATTTCGGGTGGAATAGATAATATCAATCCCGCAGATGTGCTGTCGGTAGAAGTTCTTAAAGATGCTGCATCCGCTGCAATCTACGGAACACGTGGAGCTAATGGTGTAATCTTGATAACTACCCGCCAAGGAAAATCAGGAAAGGCTGTAGTTACATACAACTTTACTTACGGATGGCAAAATGCAGCCAAGAAAAGAGCTGTGCTTGATGCTACCGAATATGCTATCTTGATGAATGAGCAAAACATGAATTCGGGAAAAGCTCCTATTTATGCAGATCCTCAATCGTATGGAAAAGGTACTGATTGGCAAAAAGAAACATTTAACTCGGATGCTCCGATGTACGAACATCAGGTGAGTGTAGCAGGCGGAAATGATAAAGGAAATTATTATTTGTCATTAGGCTATTTCAATCAAGAAGGTATCGTTGGAGGTAATTTCGGCAGATCAAACTACGAAAGATATTCTATCCGTTTAAATAATAACTATACAGTATTTGACGATTCTAAGACACGCAGTGTACTATCTACTTTAAAGATAGGTACTAATTTGACTTACGGTCGTATAAACTCTACAGGAATCAGTACAAATAGTGAGTTCGGTTCGCCACTGGGTAGTGCTTTGGCTATATCGCCTATGTTAACCGTGTTAGCACCTGATCCCGAAGCTACATTGGCTGCTCATCCAACAGCAGTAAGAGACCGAAATGGAAATGTATTTACAATCGTAGGCGATCAATACAATGAAATAACTAACCCGATAGCAGCTTTGTCGTTACCTCCTGAGAAAAATAACTCGGATAAGATTTTAGCTAACTTCTGGGGAGAGCTTGAACTTTATAAGAACCTTAAATTCAGATCATCTTATGGAGTTGACCTTGCATTCTGGGGTGCTGACGGATATCTGCAACCTTATTATCTGGGAAAAAGTAACCACGTAGATGAGTCGAAAGTCTGGTCATCTATGAACAGAGGCTTTACATGGCAGATTGAAAATACATTATCTTATACAAAAGATATACAAGATCACCATTTTACAATCTTATTAGGTCAATCGGCATTGTCAAGCAGATCACGTTCACTTTGGGGACAAAGCTACTTGCTGAGAGATGATAACCCTGACAGAGCTAATATCGATTTTACCGATCAGCCTCAAAAAGCACGTGAAGCATCAGGTAAAATGGGGCCTTACTATCGTTTGGCTTCTTACTTCGGTCGTTTGAGCTATAACTATCAGGAACGATACATGGGTGAACTTACAATGCGTCGTGATGGTTCTACTAAATTCGGACCCGATAACAGATGGGCTAATTTCTATTCTGTATCATTGGGTTGGAATATTACCAATGAGAAATTCATGGCAGATCGTCCCGATTTCCTTACTTCATTGAAATTGCGTGGTAGCTGGGGACAAAATGGTAATGACCAAATCGGAGATTTCAGATATACTACCATGATTGATGGTGGAAATAATTATATTTTCGGAAGAGAAGGTGCTATTATCGTAGCTCCCGGATCGAAACCTAACGGATATCCGAATGCTGCTATTGGTTGGGAGGAATCGGAACAAACCAATATAGGACTTGACTCTCGTTTCTTCAATGGTGCATTATCGTTCACTGTAGATTGGTTTGATAAGAGAACCAACGGTATGTTGATGCAAATGCCTTTGCCTGCATATATCGGCGACACCCCTCCTATGGGTAATGTGGGAGATATGAAAAATACAGGTGTGGAGTTTGATGCTTCCTATCAATTTAAAGTAGCGGATGTATCGATACACGTAGGAGGAAATGCTTCCTATATTAAAAACAAATTGATCGAATTAGGTAATAGCAACGGATGGGCTAATTATGATGGTATCCAAAGTATAGGAACAATCACAAGAGCTGAAAACGGTGAGCCATTCCCATTCTTCTATGGACTTAAAACCAACGGTATCTTCCAGACTCAACAAGAGATAAACGAATATGTAGATAAAAACGGTAAACTGATACAACCTAATGCTCAACCCGGAGATGTACGATTTGTAGACCTAAACGGAGACGGAGTCATTAGTGATGATGACCGTACCAAAATAGGAAAAGGTATGCCGGATTGGATGTTTGGATTTAATGTAGGTGCAGAATGGAAAGGTTTTGATTTTAATATGATATTACAAGGAACATCCGGTAATGATATTTTTGACGGAACACGAAGAATCGACCTTGCAAGCATCAACTTACCCGGATATATGCTAGACCGATGGACAGGACCGGGTTCTTCGAACAGAATACCTCGCCTATCACTAAATGATGATAATGGAAACTGGCAATCTTCGGATTTATACGTAAAAGACGGTTCATTCTTAAGGCTTAAAAACATTCAGTTCGGATATAGTTTACCTGCATACATTGTTAAGAAAGCATATCTGGGAGCTGTCAGAGTTTATGTTTCGGCAGAGAACTTGTTGACTTTCACTTCATATGATGGTTTTGAACCTGAAATTTCATCAGGAGGTACTTCATTGGGAGTAGACAGAGGTGTATATCCTCAGGCAAGAACAGTATCTGTAGGTGCAACTGTTACATTTTAA
- a CDS encoding glycine betaine/L-proline ABC transporter ATP-binding protein, producing the protein MSKIEIKDLYLIFGSAKRQAYKMLKSGKSKKEIHSKTRCTIAVKNANLSINEGEIFVIMGLSGSGKSSLLRCFNMLNIPTSGSLVIDGEDITKMDKHALLNLRRKKVGMVFQHFGLLPHRTILDNVAFGLEIQGIPQEKRHAKAKEILSMVDLSGYENSFPHQLSGGMQQRVGIARAIATDSQILLMDEAFSALDPLIRAQMQDELVEIQQSLKKTIIFITHDLDEAIKVGNTIAIMKDGEIVQQGTPEDILLNPADDYVKAFIGNVDMAKIITASAINEPFKARIWLGKDGPASALRLMERHLLKFLPVVDHLGRLIGYVGEKDIRKKIANKENNIDSIVNDIPKVSMDTSITDLLPLFINQKYPLAVVDHKDRPVGYIRHSDVVSMVTGYDDDKVQSIIESAN; encoded by the coding sequence ATGAGTAAGATAGAAATAAAAGATTTGTACCTGATATTTGGTTCTGCCAAAAGACAGGCATACAAAATGTTGAAAAGCGGTAAAAGTAAAAAAGAAATTCATTCTAAGACACGGTGTACCATTGCAGTAAAAAATGCAAACCTCTCGATTAATGAAGGTGAAATATTTGTTATTATGGGATTGTCGGGGAGTGGAAAATCATCTCTGTTAAGGTGTTTCAATATGCTGAATATACCCACATCTGGATCTTTGGTGATTGATGGGGAAGATATTACTAAAATGGATAAGCATGCGTTGTTAAATCTGAGAAGAAAAAAGGTTGGAATGGTTTTCCAGCATTTTGGACTACTTCCACACCGTACAATTTTAGACAATGTTGCTTTTGGATTAGAGATACAAGGGATACCTCAGGAAAAAAGACATGCAAAGGCTAAAGAGATACTCAGCATGGTTGACCTTTCGGGGTACGAAAACTCATTTCCCCACCAACTCAGTGGAGGTATGCAGCAACGTGTAGGTATTGCCCGTGCCATTGCTACTGATTCTCAAATACTATTGATGGATGAGGCGTTTAGTGCCTTAGATCCACTTATCAGGGCACAGATGCAGGATGAATTGGTAGAAATACAGCAGTCTTTGAAAAAGACGATCATATTTATTACTCACGATTTAGATGAGGCAATCAAAGTGGGTAATACGATTGCGATAATGAAGGACGGAGAAATAGTTCAACAAGGTACTCCCGAAGATATACTGCTCAATCCGGCTGACGATTACGTGAAAGCTTTTATCGGGAATGTAGATATGGCTAAAATTATAACTGCTTCGGCTATAAACGAACCTTTCAAGGCTCGAATATGGCTGGGAAAAGATGGTCCGGCATCTGCACTCCGTTTAATGGAACGCCACTTACTGAAATTTCTCCCCGTTGTTGACCATCTGGGACGTCTTATTGGTTATGTCGGAGAGAAAGACATCCGTAAAAAAATAGCCAACAAAGAAAATAATATTGATTCTATCGTAAACGATATACCTAAAGTTTCGATGGATACTTCCATTACAGATTTACTGCCATTATTTATCAATCAGAAATATCCATTGGCTGTAGTTGACCATAAAGACCGTCCTGTTGGCTATATAAGACATTCGGACGTGGTATCTATGGTAACGGGTTATGATGACGATAAAGTACAGTCTATTATAGAAAGTGCCAATTAA
- a CDS encoding DUF4861 family protein — MKRVIYLLFAVVLLASCNSKPKDLAVTVENPSDFDRTTDLVELPLEGIKTKVTLAEGQAYVVKNAKGEIVPSQVTYDGKLVFQSGVKAKETVTFTVSAGENPEFKAQTYGRFITERKDDFAWENDRVAFRIYGPSLIATDGSSNGLDLWYKRTNDMKIDQWYKDDIAGVASYHEDHGEGLDDYKVGRSLGAGAMAPFVNGKLWLNENFASQELLENGPLRTTLKLTYKDIEVDGKTYRESRTFSIDAGSQFSKVVQEYGVAEDMTVAAGIAKRAANDTIIVSPDNDYIIYREPSVKAGPVYLGLVFPAGIDSMVVDTYNVMNAKTKKEDTYSHVLAVATYKANQPITYYTGYGWSKFGFADEAAFQTYTSNFSKGLKQPLVVKF; from the coding sequence ATGAAAAGAGTAATTTATTTATTGTTCGCAGTGGTTTTACTTGCGTCTTGCAACAGTAAACCAAAAGATCTGGCTGTGACAGTCGAAAATCCGAGTGATTTTGATCGAACTACTGACCTGGTCGAATTGCCATTGGAAGGTATAAAAACAAAAGTAACTTTAGCTGAAGGTCAGGCGTATGTTGTGAAAAATGCAAAAGGAGAAATCGTTCCATCGCAAGTAACTTACGATGGTAAACTGGTCTTTCAATCAGGAGTAAAAGCAAAAGAAACGGTAACTTTTACTGTTTCGGCAGGAGAGAATCCCGAATTTAAAGCACAAACTTACGGTCGTTTTATTACGGAGCGTAAAGATGACTTTGCCTGGGAAAACGATCGTGTAGCTTTCCGTATTTATGGCCCGTCTCTTATTGCGACAGACGGATCCAGTAACGGTTTAGATCTTTGGTATAAACGTACCAATGATATGAAGATTGATCAATGGTACAAAGATGATATTGCAGGGGTTGCATCTTATCATGAAGATCACGGTGAAGGATTAGACGATTATAAAGTAGGTCGTTCGTTAGGTGCAGGAGCTATGGCTCCGTTTGTGAATGGAAAATTATGGTTGAACGAAAATTTTGCTTCTCAGGAATTATTGGAAAACGGACCTCTTCGTACTACTTTGAAATTAACATATAAAGATATCGAAGTAGATGGTAAAACATATAGAGAAAGCCGTACATTTTCTATTGATGCAGGCTCTCAATTCTCTAAAGTTGTACAAGAATATGGAGTGGCAGAAGATATGACTGTTGCAGCCGGAATAGCTAAGCGTGCCGCTAATGACACCATCATTGTTTCTCCCGATAATGACTATATTATTTACAGAGAACCAAGCGTAAAGGCAGGCCCTGTTTATCTGGGACTTGTTTTCCCTGCGGGCATAGATTCTATGGTAGTGGATACTTATAACGTAATGAATGCCAAAACTAAAAAAGAGGATACCTATTCTCATGTATTGGCAGTTGCAACATACAAAGCCAATCAACCGATAACCTACTATACAGGTTATGGCTGGAGCAAATTTGGTTTTGCAGATGAGGCAGCATTCCAAACGTATACAAGTAATTTCTCTAAAGGCTTGAAACAGCCATTGGTGGTGAAATTTTAA
- a CDS encoding proline/glycine betaine ABC transporter permease: MEKLNIGKYVEHFVDWLSDAGEPVFRQITIIIENCVDVMQGALLSIPFYILIALFALLTFVIKNKSCRKLNVTKQNAKDIFDLPIFCVLGFLLIYWMGFWEETINTLVLVIVATFIILLIGIPLGIWCARNKKVNAMVRPLLDLMQTMPAFVYLIPAILFFSVGNVPGVVATVIFSLPPAVRMTALGIRDVPKEIVEASVAFGCTGRQTLFKVQIPLAMATILAGVNQVIMLALSMVVISSMVGAGGLGESVYAGIQQADVALGFEAGLCIVILAIILDRTTQSIGQKKEVAK, translated from the coding sequence ATGGAAAAATTAAATATAGGAAAATACGTAGAACATTTTGTCGATTGGCTTTCGGATGCAGGAGAGCCTGTCTTTAGGCAAATAACGATCATCATCGAAAATTGTGTCGATGTTATGCAGGGAGCATTATTGTCGATTCCCTTTTATATACTTATCGCATTGTTTGCACTGTTGACATTTGTAATTAAAAATAAGAGCTGTCGTAAATTAAATGTAACAAAGCAAAATGCCAAAGATATATTTGACTTACCGATCTTTTGTGTATTAGGATTCCTACTTATATACTGGATGGGGTTTTGGGAAGAGACAATCAATACACTGGTGCTTGTAATAGTTGCCACATTTATCATTCTGCTCATTGGTATTCCTCTGGGAATCTGGTGTGCACGAAACAAAAAGGTAAATGCTATGGTAAGACCCCTACTCGACCTGATGCAAACCATGCCGGCTTTCGTATACCTGATTCCTGCCATCTTATTTTTTTCGGTAGGTAATGTTCCGGGAGTTGTAGCAACCGTTATCTTCTCTCTTCCCCCTGCGGTACGTATGACTGCTCTGGGAATACGTGATGTTCCCAAAGAAATAGTGGAAGCTTCGGTTGCATTCGGATGTACAGGCAGACAAACCCTGTTTAAAGTGCAGATACCGCTGGCAATGGCTACCATATTAGCCGGAGTAAATCAGGTGATAATGCTCGCTCTGTCGATGGTCGTAATTTCATCGATGGTTGGTGCAGGCGGACTGGGAGAAAGCGTATATGCAGGTATCCAACAAGCTGATGTAGCTCTTGGCTTTGAGGCAGGATTGTGCATTGTGATTCTTGCCATTATATTGGACAGAACAACCCAATCGATAGGACAAAAAAAGGAGGTAGCTAAATAA
- a CDS encoding glycine betaine ABC transporter substrate-binding protein: MKKNILIILLACLIIMPACQRIKKQDVLLLYPNWAEGIAITNLAQIILEEKGYTVTIKRLELGPIYASLSRGDADVCMDTWLPNTHKDYWTRYGDKIDLLGTTFDDGITGLVVPTYVDINSIEELNANKDKFNGKIYGIASGAGIYRTTEDAIKAYDLELTQIASSETSMITALKKAIAHNEWVVITGWKPHFMWAEYDLKPLDDLKNIYPKDEIKIIARKGFSTDKPELAKFFSNFSMDEKMLNELMSDVLKDNDPMVGARLFYNKHKDLLQSWVVEKEMK, from the coding sequence ATGAAAAAGAATATATTAATTATATTATTGGCTTGCCTCATCATTATGCCGGCTTGCCAACGCATAAAAAAACAAGATGTATTATTACTCTATCCTAATTGGGCGGAAGGCATAGCCATTACAAATCTGGCACAGATTATTCTCGAAGAAAAAGGATATACTGTAACCATTAAGCGATTAGAACTGGGTCCTATCTATGCATCGTTATCGCGTGGCGATGCCGATGTATGTATGGACACTTGGTTACCCAATACCCATAAGGATTATTGGACTCGCTACGGAGATAAAATTGATCTATTAGGTACTACGTTTGACGACGGTATTACAGGGCTGGTTGTACCGACCTATGTAGATATAAATTCGATAGAAGAATTAAATGCCAATAAAGATAAGTTCAACGGAAAAATCTATGGTATAGCATCGGGGGCAGGTATTTACAGAACCACCGAAGATGCCATCAAAGCCTATGATTTGGAACTGACTCAAATTGCATCTTCGGAAACATCCATGATTACAGCCTTAAAAAAGGCAATTGCCCATAATGAATGGGTGGTTATCACCGGATGGAAACCTCATTTCATGTGGGCTGAATACGATCTGAAACCTCTGGATGACCTGAAAAATATTTATCCGAAAGATGAAATAAAGATCATTGCCCGAAAAGGCTTCTCTACTGACAAGCCTGAATTGGCAAAATTCTTTTCCAATTTCTCAATGGATGAAAAAATGCTTAATGAGTTGATGAGTGATGTTCTGAAAGACAATGATCCGATGGTAGGAGCAAGACTCTTTTATAATAAACATAAAGACCTGCTGCAATCATGGGTAGTAGAAAAAGAAATGAAATAA